A section of the Gloeobacter violaceus PCC 7421 genome encodes:
- a CDS encoding TldD/PmbA family protein — MTLYALPIEIASETQALELIEQVTARSEAEGVFVSLESSDEALSRFCGNQMTQNVNQERCSISITSYFGARSATTTATAGDPEAIEAALRSCEALARVAPEDPEWVPLLELQTYDDRQAAFDEETAACSPLQRGRIVQRVCRATAAAGIEGAGTLATASRLRAVGNSRGLRAAGRSTAASFGFTARTGGASSWGERTAWNLGALNCDELAEELIERAHRARSPRAIAPGLYPVILHPAAFAELLAWVGWNLDARAADEGRSFMSRPDGGTRLGEAMFSPLVHLERNPAHPLLQSAPFLPDGQPNRPLTLIREGVPELLHHSRYWAARKGCAPTGAFFPLTMAGSGASPMDLVSRTERGVLVHRAWYVRAISPRELTVTGMTRDGTFWIEDGQIAYPIRNLRFNQSLPHLLRDIDAVGAAQRYGPMVVPAVRSGAFRFTSVTDSV; from the coding sequence ATGACTCTGTACGCTCTACCCATCGAGATTGCCTCTGAGACCCAGGCTCTAGAACTCATCGAGCAGGTGACGGCCAGATCCGAAGCCGAGGGTGTGTTCGTTTCCCTCGAAAGCAGCGACGAAGCGCTGAGCCGCTTTTGCGGCAACCAGATGACCCAAAACGTCAACCAGGAGCGCTGTTCGATCAGCATCACCAGTTATTTCGGTGCCCGCAGTGCCACGACTACTGCGACTGCGGGAGATCCGGAGGCAATCGAGGCGGCTTTGCGCAGTTGCGAGGCCCTGGCGCGCGTCGCCCCGGAAGATCCCGAGTGGGTGCCGCTGTTGGAGCTGCAGACTTACGACGATCGCCAGGCGGCCTTCGACGAGGAGACAGCCGCCTGCTCGCCCCTGCAGCGCGGCCGGATCGTCCAGCGGGTGTGCCGGGCAACGGCGGCGGCGGGCATAGAAGGGGCAGGCACGCTCGCCACCGCAAGCCGCCTGCGGGCCGTGGGCAACTCCCGGGGACTGCGGGCCGCCGGCCGCTCGACCGCCGCCAGTTTTGGTTTCACCGCCCGCACCGGCGGCGCTTCGAGCTGGGGGGAGCGCACCGCCTGGAATCTAGGCGCCCTCAATTGCGACGAACTGGCGGAAGAACTGATCGAGCGTGCCCACCGCGCCCGCTCGCCGCGGGCCATTGCTCCCGGTCTCTACCCAGTCATCCTGCACCCCGCCGCCTTTGCCGAATTGCTTGCCTGGGTGGGCTGGAATCTAGACGCGCGCGCGGCGGACGAGGGCCGCTCGTTTATGTCCCGCCCCGACGGCGGTACCCGCCTGGGTGAGGCCATGTTCAGCCCCCTGGTGCACCTGGAGCGCAATCCGGCCCATCCGCTGTTGCAAAGCGCTCCCTTCTTGCCCGACGGCCAGCCCAACCGGCCCCTCACCCTCATCCGGGAGGGCGTGCCCGAGCTGTTGCACCACAGCCGCTACTGGGCCGCCCGCAAAGGCTGCGCCCCCACGGGCGCCTTTTTCCCCCTGACGATGGCCGGCTCCGGGGCGAGTCCGATGGATCTGGTCTCCCGTACCGAGCGGGGGGTACTGGTGCACCGCGCCTGGTACGTGCGGGCCATCAGCCCCCGCGAGCTGACCGTCACCGGCATGACCCGCGACGGCACCTTCTGGATCGAAGACGGCCAGATAGCCTACCCGATCCGCAACCTGCGCTTCAACCAGAGCCTGCCCCACCTGCTGCGCGACATCGACGCGGTAGGTGCCGCCCAACGCTACGGCCCGATGGTAGTTCCCGCCGTGCGCTCAGGTGCTTTTCGGTTCACCAGCGTCACGGACAGTGTTTAG